The Betaproteobacteria bacterium genome includes a window with the following:
- a CDS encoding adenosylcobalamin-dependent ribonucleoside-diphosphate reductase: MIWTVKTSGSRFVKANDTNLLLPPQQVSIDVLLEKYAKGGERSIEDVRRRVARALAAVESDPGKWEPLFFEALENGFIPGGRINSAAGTQLSATLINCFVQPVGDSVSEMSDGKPGIYVALMEAAETMRRGGGVGYDFSSIRPHGALVRGTQSSASGPVSYMRVFDRSCETVESAGSRRGAQMGILRCDHPDIEEFIHAKDGGDLRNFNISVAVTDVFMRAMEANGDWDLVHPVRPGKEMVGAPERQAADGRWIYRTVKARDLWKQIMESTYDHAEPGVIFIDRVNAENNLSYCETVEASNPCAEQMLPAYGCCCLGSIDLTPFVSQPFTPKSRFDFEAFAKVTTVAVRMLDNVLDATVWPLPQQAEEARNKRRIGLGFTGLGDALIMLGLRYDGDEARKMGAKIAETMRDEAYAASVELAREKGAFPLLAAEQYLAAPRFASRLPENLKQDIRAHGLRNSHLLSIAPTGTISLAFADNAANGIEPPYSWTYQRKKREANGSHKVYDVEDYAWRLYRHIGGDVTKLPPQFVTALEISALDHMRMVAAVAPFVDSAISKTVNVPENYPFEEFRDLYLEAWKSGLKGITTYRPNGVLGSVLSVTPHSEAPNDLDTSDADRRIRLDVAPMPALSSLRWPSRPQLAAGNPAWTYMVESPFGQFAIFVGHVDNGDPHAFEVWVNGNEQPRGLGAVAKTLSMDMRAQDRAWLRTKLDILSRTAGDDAFDCPMPPDGALVRMPSTVAAFARIVNWRVEQLGGLAPRDHRSPVLDALFAKKEPKTGTDGTMSWSVDVYNPSSGDDFVLILKELVLPSGQRRPYSVWMAGSYPRSLDGLCKLLSLDMRVIDPAWIGMKLRKLLSYAEPLGDFMAKVPGEEKQRTWPSTVAYVAQLMIHRYAMLGVLDGRGYPIDEMGVLEIPEATRDREARDLQILPGKRCLECGNSAVIRKDGCEFCTACGAVGACG, from the coding sequence ATCATTTGGACTGTTAAAACCTCGGGATCTCGATTTGTGAAAGCCAACGACACCAATCTTCTGCTCCCGCCACAGCAGGTCAGCATCGACGTGCTGCTGGAGAAGTACGCCAAAGGCGGCGAGCGCAGCATCGAGGATGTGCGCCGCCGCGTGGCGCGTGCGCTCGCTGCCGTGGAATCCGATCCGGGCAAATGGGAGCCGCTGTTTTTCGAAGCGCTCGAGAACGGCTTTATCCCGGGAGGACGCATCAATTCGGCGGCCGGCACGCAGTTGAGTGCGACGCTGATCAACTGTTTCGTACAACCGGTGGGCGATTCCGTTTCGGAAATGAGCGACGGCAAGCCGGGCATCTATGTCGCCCTTATGGAGGCCGCGGAAACCATGCGTCGTGGCGGCGGGGTCGGCTATGACTTCTCGTCGATTCGTCCGCACGGCGCGTTGGTGCGCGGCACGCAAAGCAGTGCGAGTGGACCGGTGTCCTATATGCGGGTGTTCGACCGCAGTTGCGAAACCGTGGAATCCGCCGGTTCGCGGCGCGGCGCGCAGATGGGCATCCTGCGCTGCGACCACCCAGATATCGAGGAATTTATCCACGCGAAGGACGGCGGTGATCTTCGCAATTTCAACATCAGCGTGGCGGTGACCGATGTATTCATGCGCGCGATGGAAGCGAACGGTGACTGGGACCTGGTGCATCCGGTGCGGCCGGGCAAGGAAATGGTTGGCGCACCCGAACGCCAGGCGGCCGACGGCCGCTGGATCTATCGCACGGTCAAAGCGCGCGATCTGTGGAAGCAGATCATGGAGTCGACCTACGACCACGCCGAGCCCGGCGTAATCTTCATCGACCGCGTGAACGCCGAAAACAATCTGTCTTATTGCGAAACGGTCGAAGCCAGTAATCCTTGCGCCGAACAGATGTTGCCCGCCTACGGTTGCTGCTGCCTGGGAAGCATCGATCTAACGCCGTTCGTATCCCAGCCTTTTACCCCGAAGTCGCGGTTCGACTTCGAGGCGTTTGCGAAAGTAACGACGGTGGCGGTGCGCATGCTCGACAACGTGCTCGACGCCACCGTCTGGCCGCTGCCGCAGCAGGCCGAAGAGGCAAGAAACAAGCGCCGCATCGGGCTCGGCTTCACCGGCCTGGGCGATGCGCTGATCATGCTCGGCCTGCGCTACGACGGGGACGAGGCCCGCAAGATGGGTGCGAAAATCGCCGAGACGATGCGCGATGAAGCTTATGCGGCATCCGTGGAACTGGCGCGCGAGAAAGGCGCCTTTCCGCTGCTGGCCGCGGAACAGTATCTTGCCGCTCCGCGTTTTGCGTCGCGGCTGCCGGAGAATCTCAAACAGGACATCCGCGCGCACGGCCTGCGCAACAGTCATCTATTGTCGATCGCGCCGACCGGCACCATCTCGCTGGCGTTTGCCGACAATGCCGCCAACGGCATCGAGCCGCCTTATTCCTGGACTTACCAGCGCAAGAAGCGCGAAGCGAACGGCTCGCACAAGGTTTACGACGTCGAAGACTATGCCTGGCGTCTGTACCGGCACATCGGCGGTGACGTAACCAAGCTGCCACCGCAATTCGTCACCGCGCTGGAGATCTCCGCGCTCGATCACATGCGCATGGTCGCGGCGGTCGCGCCGTTTGTCGATTCGGCGATCAGCAAGACGGTCAATGTTCCCGAGAATTATCCATTCGAAGAGTTCAGGGATCTTTATCTCGAAGCCTGGAAGTCCGGCCTGAAAGGTATCACCACCTACCGCCCGAACGGCGTACTGGGCTCCGTGCTGTCGGTTACCCCGCATTCCGAAGCACCCAACGATCTCGATACTTCCGATGCCGACCGCCGCATTCGCCTCGACGTTGCGCCGATGCCGGCATTGTCCAGCTTGCGCTGGCCGAGCCGGCCGCAGCTTGCCGCCGGCAATCCGGCGTGGACTTACATGGTCGAATCGCCGTTCGGGCAGTTCGCGATTTTCGTCGGCCACGTCGACAACGGCGACCCGCACGCCTTCGAAGTCTGGGTCAACGGCAACGAACAGCCGCGCGGTCTCGGCGCAGTCGCGAAGACACTGTCGATGGACATGCGTGCGCAGGACCGCGCGTGGTTGCGCACGAAGCTCGACATCCTTTCGCGCACCGCAGGAGACGATGCCTTCGATTGCCCGATGCCGCCGGACGGCGCGCTGGTGCGCATGCCGAGCACCGTGGCCGCATTCGCCCGCATCGTGAACTGGCGCGTGGAACAACTCGGCGGCCTGGCGCCGCGTGACCATCGCTCGCCGGTGCTGGACGCCTTGTTCGCAAAAAAGGAACCGAAGACCGGCACCGACGGCACCATGTCGTGGTCGGTCGATGTCTATAACCCGAGTTCGGGCGACGATTTCGTGCTGATCCTGAAGGAGCTGGTGCTGCCGTCGGGGCAGCGCCGGCCTTATTCGGTGTGGATGGCGGGCAGCTATCCGCGCTCGCTCGATGGCCTGTGCAAGCTGTTGTCGCTCGACATGCGCGTCATCGATCCGGCTTGGATCGGCATGAAGCTGCGCAAGCTGCTGAGCTACGCCGAACCGCTCGGCGACTTCATGGCCAAGGTGCCGGGCGAGGAGAAGCAACGCACCTGGCCGAGTACAGTGGCGTATGTCGCGCAACTCATGATCCACCGTTACGCGATGCTGGGCGTACTCGACGGGCGCGGCTATCCGATCGATGAAATGGGCGTGCTGGAAATTCCGGAGGCGACCCGCGACCGCGAAGCGCGCGATCTGCAGATCCTGCCCGGCAAGCGTTGCCTCGAGTGCGGCAACAGCGCCGTGATCAGGAAGGACGGTTGCGAGTTCTGCACGGCCTGCGGCGCAGTCGGCGCCTGCGGCTGA
- a CDS encoding DUF4238 domain-containing protein produces MATRAHTVPRFYLSGFTDPESNGTPDPFVWLGLLTTGEVKRRSPKNISIVPGLYDGPEGLADPSKSIEAHLSKIEAAASSAIRKFVATEPIEGNDPPPEIWRFLAWQAARTPGWMDLMQQWVNDPPLGLESGVVEPPPEGYPESGDRTRPLLIEEPKTGERREVNTLEELETYRHRGWKWILQRDDHLEFLHLQAWHFQVQHFPRFSWVRLNTPDGEWFVTSDRVVTWLADGFADTPPAALRHPTTEVVAPLTRRTALIGRHETQRLEVTPREVNRFIASTASSWVAGPTRSVVEQALQDRAATLAH; encoded by the coding sequence ATGGCAACCCGAGCGCACACCGTACCTCGCTTCTATCTCAGCGGGTTCACAGATCCGGAATCCAATGGAACCCCTGACCCGTTCGTTTGGCTAGGGCTACTAACCACAGGCGAAGTAAAACGTCGCTCGCCGAAGAACATTTCGATTGTTCCCGGTTTATACGATGGGCCAGAAGGACTCGCCGACCCTAGCAAGTCGATTGAAGCTCATCTTTCGAAAATTGAAGCGGCAGCTTCATCCGCAATAAGAAAATTCGTTGCGACGGAGCCAATAGAAGGTAATGACCCGCCTCCTGAGATATGGCGATTTCTCGCGTGGCAAGCGGCACGGACGCCAGGTTGGATGGACTTGATGCAGCAGTGGGTAAATGATCCGCCACTCGGTCTGGAATCTGGCGTGGTGGAGCCTCCGCCAGAAGGATATCCAGAGTCCGGCGATCGGACGCGACCACTGCTTATCGAAGAACCAAAGACCGGCGAACGCCGCGAGGTGAATACCCTCGAGGAACTCGAGACGTATCGGCACCGTGGGTGGAAGTGGATACTTCAGCGTGATGACCATCTTGAATTTCTGCACCTTCAGGCGTGGCATTTCCAGGTTCAGCACTTTCCGCGCTTTTCTTGGGTGCGGTTGAATACGCCTGATGGCGAATGGTTCGTTACAAGCGATCGTGTGGTTACATGGCTGGCTGACGGTTTTGCGGATACGCCTCCCGCTGCTTTAAGGCATCCAACAACCGAAGTCGTCGCGCCTCTGACACGAAGGACTGCGCTCATCGGGAGGCACGAAACCCAAAGGCTTGAAGTCACACCGCGCGAAGTGAATCGGTTCATTGCGTCAACGGCTTCCAGTTGGGTAGCTGGTCCGACAAGGAGTGTAGTCGAGCAGGCGCTTCAGGATCGCGCTGCAACCTTAGCTCATTGA
- a CDS encoding ATP-dependent 6-phosphofructokinase, whose product MSSVVASNESVAPAVRLSGSTALAGHITATDVAVKDLGKCLLPSPVVAHLGESAVVFVGAAEKVLVDDRMSVIRAHASQATTLPAFELAGPRNKIFFDPRTVGCGIVTCGGLCPGINNVVRGLVLELARGYGVKRILGFRYGYEGLISRFGHEPVTLTAESVAHIHHQGGTILGSSRGSQDPGEVIDNLEANGINILFVIGGDGTIRGAMQFSAEIERRGLKIAVVGVPKTIDNDIHFIDRSFGFESAYSAAVDVVRSARVEAMGARNGIGLVKLMGRHSGFVACQAALASADVDLVLIPEIEATLEGERGVLGNLDRVLARKGHAVVVVAEGAAQELMDDDAAAGGTDKSGNAKLKDIGVFLRERITEHYQRASREVTLKYIDPSYTIRSVPATPSDSVYCWNMARNAAHAAMAGNTEMLIGRWHGRFVHVPMALATRNRKRVDTTADLWMSVIEATGQPRSFS is encoded by the coding sequence ATGAGTTCCGTCGTCGCTTCGAACGAGTCCGTAGCGCCGGCGGTCAGGCTGTCCGGCTCGACGGCGCTGGCCGGCCACATCACGGCGACGGACGTCGCCGTCAAGGACCTCGGCAAATGTCTGCTGCCGTCCCCCGTGGTGGCCCACCTTGGCGAAAGTGCGGTGGTATTCGTGGGCGCCGCCGAAAAGGTGCTGGTGGATGACCGCATGTCGGTGATCCGCGCCCACGCCAGCCAGGCGACCACGTTACCCGCCTTCGAACTGGCCGGGCCGCGCAACAAGATTTTCTTCGATCCACGCACCGTCGGCTGCGGCATCGTCACCTGTGGCGGCCTTTGCCCCGGCATCAACAACGTCGTGCGCGGCCTCGTGCTCGAGCTCGCGCGCGGTTACGGCGTCAAACGCATCCTCGGCTTTCGCTACGGCTACGAAGGACTGATCTCCCGCTTCGGCCATGAACCGGTAACATTGACCGCGGAGTCGGTGGCCCACATCCACCATCAGGGCGGCACCATCCTCGGTTCCTCGCGCGGATCGCAGGATCCTGGTGAAGTCATCGACAATCTCGAGGCGAACGGCATCAACATCCTGTTCGTGATCGGCGGCGACGGCACCATTCGCGGAGCCATGCAGTTCAGCGCCGAAATCGAACGCCGTGGCCTGAAGATCGCCGTGGTCGGCGTGCCCAAGACCATCGACAACGACATTCACTTCATCGACCGCAGCTTCGGTTTCGAAAGCGCCTATTCGGCGGCGGTCGACGTCGTGCGCAGTGCGCGCGTCGAGGCGATGGGTGCACGCAACGGCATCGGGCTGGTCAAGCTCATGGGCCGTCATTCCGGCTTCGTGGCGTGCCAGGCCGCGCTGGCGTCCGCCGACGTGGACCTGGTGCTGATTCCCGAGATCGAGGCGACCCTAGAAGGCGAACGCGGCGTGCTCGGCAATCTCGATCGCGTGCTCGCGCGCAAAGGTCATGCGGTCGTGGTCGTGGCGGAGGGTGCGGCGCAGGAACTGATGGATGATGACGCCGCAGCGGGTGGAACGGACAAGAGCGGCAACGCGAAGCTCAAGGATATCGGCGTATTCCTGCGCGAGCGCATCACCGAGCATTACCAGCGTGCCAGCCGCGAAGTAACGCTCAAATACATCGATCCGAGCTACACGATTCGCAGCGTACCGGCCACGCCGTCGGACAGCGTCTACTGCTGGAACATGGCGCGCAACGCGGCGCACGCCGCAATGGCGGGGAATACCGAAATGCTGATCGGACGCTGGCACGGCCGCTTCGTCCACGTGCCGATGGCATTGGCCACGCGCAATCGCAAGCGGGTCGATACGACGGCCGATCTGTGGATGTCGGTGATCGAAGCCACGGGACAGCCCAGATCCTTTTCCTGA